The proteins below come from a single Jaculus jaculus isolate mJacJac1 chromosome X, mJacJac1.mat.Y.cur, whole genome shotgun sequence genomic window:
- the LOC123456615 gene encoding small integral membrane protein 15-like, with product MFDIKAWAEYVVEWAAKDPCGFLTTVILAVTPLFLASAVLSWKLAKMIEAKEKEQKKKQKRQENIAKAKRLKKD from the coding sequence ATGTTTGACATAAAGGCGTGGGCTGAGTATGTCGTGGAATGGGCTGCAAAAGACCCATGTGGCTTCCTTACCACAGTCATTCTGGCTGTCACTCCACTCTTCCTAGCAAGCGCTGTACTGTCCTGGAAATTGGCCAAGATGATTGAGGCCaaggagaaagagcaaaagaagaaGCAAAAACGTCAAGAAAATATTGCCAAAGCTAAACGactaaaaaaagattaa